One Rhizobium sp. NXC14 DNA window includes the following coding sequences:
- a CDS encoding sugar ABC transporter substrate-binding protein, which produces MSNPIIDQAYRRRTVLKTMLASGALPLLSSGVFSSALAADNRFAGRTLNLLIIQPHVITGKKIAEDFEKLTGAKVNVTAVPYDQVSVKATLDFQSGAGEFDVIDYFYTYKGQLAEDGVIEDVTDLIEKDKAEIQPDDFIQTIYDQYTLHDGRRYGLPYDGDSHLLFYNKELFDRYGLKPPTTWDEYNENAKVITDAESRNGIYGAAVLGAKIPVIILSTFANRLTGFGGNFLKADGTSALDSTEAVEALKSLLASAPHALPTPLETRFEEGLPAFLSGKAAQIDFWTDLGGYAQDPKGSKIVDKWGVTRIPVGGANKTPRLAFNAGFGFAITSGSKNKDVAWELIKLATSKDYHEQLLTLTGSGIDPDRHSGLNSEKFKAFQPLVQPLLADGALENSLAWPTAVYAPKLENALTDELALALAGTKNAEQAIADAHKAWTNIIEANG; this is translated from the coding sequence ATGTCCAACCCCATCATCGACCAAGCCTATCGCCGCCGCACGGTGTTGAAGACCATGCTGGCATCAGGAGCGCTCCCTCTCCTGTCATCGGGAGTCTTTTCCTCCGCCCTGGCCGCGGACAACCGGTTCGCCGGCCGCACCCTCAATCTCCTGATCATTCAGCCGCATGTCATCACGGGCAAGAAGATCGCCGAGGATTTCGAGAAGCTGACGGGTGCGAAGGTCAACGTGACCGCGGTTCCCTACGACCAGGTCAGCGTCAAGGCGACCCTCGACTTTCAGTCCGGCGCCGGTGAATTCGACGTCATCGACTATTTCTATACCTACAAGGGTCAGCTAGCCGAGGATGGCGTGATCGAGGACGTGACCGACTTGATCGAGAAAGACAAGGCGGAAATCCAGCCCGACGACTTCATCCAGACAATTTATGACCAGTACACGCTGCATGACGGCCGTCGCTATGGCCTGCCTTATGACGGCGACAGCCACCTTCTGTTCTACAACAAGGAACTGTTCGATCGTTACGGCCTCAAGCCGCCGACGACCTGGGACGAATACAACGAAAACGCCAAAGTCATCACCGACGCGGAATCCAGGAACGGCATCTATGGTGCTGCGGTCCTGGGTGCGAAGATTCCCGTCATCATCCTGTCGACCTTTGCCAATCGCCTCACCGGTTTCGGCGGCAACTTCCTGAAGGCAGACGGCACCTCGGCCCTCGACAGCACCGAAGCCGTGGAAGCGCTGAAGTCGCTGCTCGCATCCGCACCGCATGCATTGCCGACGCCGCTCGAGACGCGCTTCGAGGAGGGGCTGCCTGCCTTCCTCAGCGGCAAGGCCGCCCAGATCGACTTCTGGACCGACCTCGGCGGCTATGCCCAGGATCCCAAGGGCTCGAAGATCGTCGACAAATGGGGCGTCACCCGCATCCCCGTCGGCGGCGCCAACAAGACGCCGCGGCTTGCCTTCAACGCCGGCTTCGGCTTCGCAATCACCAGCGGCTCGAAGAACAAGGACGTCGCCTGGGAACTGATCAAGCTCGCGACGAGCAAGGACTACCACGAACAACTGCTCACGCTGACCGGCTCCGGGATCGATCCCGATCGTCACTCCGGCCTCAACTCCGAGAAGTTCAAGGCCTTCCAGCCGCTCGTGCAGCCGCTGCTGGCAGACGGCGCGTTGGAAAACAGCCTCGCCTGGCCGACGGCCGTCTATGCCCCGAAGCTGGAAAATGCGCTGACCGATGAACTCGCGCTGGCCCTTGCCGGGACGAAGAATGCCGAACAGGCAATCGCCGATGCCCACAAGGCCTGGACGAACATCATCGAAGCCAATGGCTGA
- a CDS encoding LLM class flavin-dependent oxidoreductase, with amino-acid sequence MTKQIHFNAFDMNCVGHQSPGLWAHPRDKSWKYKDLDYWQDLARTLEKGVFDGIFIADVIGYYDVYKANNYHAIHQAAQIPVNDPIQLAAPIALATEHLGIGITASISFEHPYPFARRLATADHLTKGRVGWNIVTSYLESGAKNIGQGGLRAHDNRYEVASEYLEVIYKLLEGSWEEGAVLRDREKRIFTDPSKVHEIGHKGRFFEVPGYALTEPSPQRTPVLYQAGASGPGKQFAAEHAECVFVAAQARTILKNYVRDVRVRAATVGRDASKFRIYNLMTVIVDETDEKACAKFRDYLDYVSYDGSLVFMSGWTGVDFSRYAPDDLVRKVETNAIHSAIESLSEGDPNKRWTIRELAEWGGIGGMGPVVVGSPSTVADELQAWVDETDVDGFNLAYAVTPESFEDIVGYLVPELQKRGVYPTGYRPGTLREKLFGEGPYLPKAHPADRYRDIEAFKRNQAITLANAS; translated from the coding sequence ATGACCAAGCAGATACACTTCAACGCCTTCGACATGAACTGCGTGGGCCACCAGTCGCCCGGCCTTTGGGCCCATCCCCGTGACAAATCCTGGAAATACAAGGATCTGGACTACTGGCAGGATCTTGCCAGGACGCTCGAAAAGGGGGTCTTCGATGGCATCTTCATCGCCGACGTGATCGGCTATTACGACGTCTACAAGGCCAACAACTACCACGCCATCCATCAGGCGGCGCAGATTCCGGTCAATGATCCGATCCAGCTCGCGGCGCCGATTGCACTCGCCACCGAACATCTTGGCATCGGCATCACCGCCTCGATCTCGTTCGAGCACCCCTATCCATTCGCGCGGCGTCTGGCCACTGCCGACCACCTGACAAAGGGGCGCGTCGGCTGGAATATCGTGACCTCCTATCTGGAGAGCGGCGCCAAGAACATCGGGCAAGGCGGATTGCGTGCGCATGACAACCGCTACGAAGTGGCGAGCGAATATCTGGAGGTCATCTACAAGCTCCTTGAGGGGTCCTGGGAAGAAGGTGCCGTGCTGCGCGACCGCGAGAAGCGCATCTTCACCGATCCCTCGAAGGTGCACGAGATCGGCCACAAGGGCCGTTTCTTCGAAGTCCCGGGCTACGCCCTGACCGAGCCGTCGCCGCAGCGGACCCCGGTGCTCTACCAGGCCGGCGCTTCCGGGCCGGGCAAGCAATTCGCGGCGGAGCATGCGGAGTGCGTCTTCGTTGCGGCACAGGCCAGGACGATCCTGAAGAATTATGTGCGCGATGTCCGGGTGCGGGCGGCGACCGTTGGGCGCGATGCGTCGAAGTTCCGCATCTACAATCTGATGACGGTCATCGTGGACGAGACCGACGAGAAGGCGTGCGCCAAATTCCGCGACTATCTCGATTACGTTTCCTATGACGGCTCGCTGGTCTTCATGTCCGGCTGGACGGGCGTCGATTTTTCCCGCTACGCACCGGATGATTTGGTGCGCAAGGTCGAGACCAACGCTATCCATTCGGCGATCGAGAGCCTTTCGGAAGGCGATCCGAATAAGCGCTGGACGATCAGGGAGCTGGCCGAATGGGGCGGTATCGGCGGCATGGGACCGGTGGTCGTGGGATCGCCCTCCACCGTCGCCGACGAGCTCCAGGCCTGGGTCGACGAGACCGACGTCGACGGCTTCAACCTTGCTTATGCCGTAACGCCCGAGAGCTTCGAGGATATCGTTGGCTACCTGGTGCCCGAACTGCAGAAGCGCGGCGTCTATCCGACCGGATATCGTCCCGGCACGCTGCGGGAGAAGCTGTTCGGCGAGGGGCCTTATTTGCCCAAGGCGCATCCGGCCGACCGTTACCGCGACATCGAAGCTTTCAAACGCAACCAGGCAATTACGCTGGCCAATGCCAGCTGA
- a CDS encoding SfnB family sulfur acquisition oxidoreductase: MGSITDTTIDYSVHPRVNSTDPFTPRPRPVKPAHVIGSDVEAIQIAETLAASFKVGAALRDREGLLPIAELDAYSQSGLWSINVPKAYGGPEVSYATLAKVIAIIAAADPAIAQITQNHLAIVATVDLDGTPEQKKLFFGWALEGIRYGNAFSELKSKTVADFETKVVHDGDEVIVDGEKFYTTGALLAHIVPIVGVDETGQGYLVFADRDATGLTVTNNWSSFGQRTTASGSVKIENVRVPKARALKVTSFDHPTVGGPVSQIIQSAIDVGIARGTIDDTIEFVSKYSRPWIDSGKATAGEDLFTIAQIGDLKIKLHAAEALLEIAGHAIDAARANPTLETVSEATIKTGESKVLTTEIAILSTNKLFELAGARSTLAEHGLDRHWRNARVHTLHDPVRWKFYHVGNYYLNGVHPPRHAWN, from the coding sequence ATGGGAAGCATCACCGACACCACGATCGATTACAGCGTCCACCCGCGCGTCAATTCCACCGATCCCTTCACGCCCCGTCCGCGCCCGGTCAAGCCGGCGCATGTGATCGGGAGCGACGTCGAGGCCATCCAGATCGCCGAGACTCTGGCCGCGAGCTTCAAGGTCGGGGCAGCATTGCGTGACCGTGAGGGACTGCTGCCGATCGCCGAGCTCGACGCCTATTCGCAGAGCGGTCTCTGGAGCATCAACGTGCCGAAAGCCTATGGTGGTCCGGAAGTCTCCTATGCCACGCTCGCCAAGGTGATCGCCATCATCGCTGCAGCCGATCCGGCCATCGCGCAGATCACCCAGAACCATCTGGCGATCGTCGCGACCGTCGATCTCGACGGCACGCCAGAGCAGAAGAAGCTGTTCTTCGGCTGGGCGCTCGAAGGGATCCGATACGGCAATGCCTTCTCCGAACTGAAGAGCAAGACGGTCGCCGATTTCGAGACCAAGGTCGTTCATGACGGCGACGAGGTGATCGTCGACGGCGAGAAATTCTACACGACCGGCGCGCTGCTTGCCCATATCGTGCCGATCGTCGGTGTCGACGAGACCGGCCAGGGCTATCTCGTCTTTGCCGACCGCGATGCCACCGGTCTCACCGTCACCAACAACTGGTCGAGCTTCGGTCAGCGCACCACCGCCTCGGGTTCGGTCAAGATCGAAAATGTGCGCGTGCCGAAGGCGCGGGCGCTGAAGGTCACCTCTTTCGACCATCCGACGGTGGGCGGCCCCGTCTCGCAGATCATCCAGTCGGCGATCGATGTCGGCATCGCCCGGGGCACGATCGACGATACGATCGAGTTCGTCAGCAAATATAGCCGCCCCTGGATCGACAGCGGCAAGGCGACGGCCGGCGAAGACCTCTTCACCATCGCCCAGATCGGCGACCTGAAGATCAAGCTGCATGCGGCCGAAGCGCTGCTCGAGATCGCCGGCCACGCGATCGACGCGGCGCGCGCCAATCCGACGCTGGAGACGGTCTCGGAGGCGACGATCAAGACAGGCGAATCCAAGGTTCTGACGACGGAGATTGCGATCCTGTCGACGAACAAACTGTTCGAACTTGCGGGAGCGCGCTCGACCCTCGCCGAGCATGGACTCGACCGCCACTGGCGCAATGCCCGCGTCCATACGCTGCATGATCCGGTGCGCTGGAAGTTCTACCACGTCGGCAATTATTATCTGAACGGCGTCCATCCGCCGCGCCACGCCTGGAACTGA
- a CDS encoding SfnB family sulfur acquisition oxidoreductase → MSTNDRKLHREAALTAGRPAPHIAPRRSLAHVIRDDAEAIRIARDLALEFAVGAAQRDRERRLPLAEIDRFSQSGLWAIGIPKAYGGAGVSAVTLAEVTAIISAADSSIGQIPQNHFYMLEALRLNGSEEQKQHYFRRALEGDRLGNAFTEIGTKTPVDFKTHFADRNGKLYLNGQKFYATGSLFAHIVVAVAKGPNGRVHLIFIDRATPGLDFVDDWSSFGQRSTGSGTVTFDDVEVTPFQIVDHDGSFEQPTPMGPFAQIIHAAVQVGIARGALAETISYVRAHARPFFELAIEHGYEDPHTIHGVGDVAIRVHAADALLARAGRIVDRATTEPTAVNVAEASIAVAEVKALATEVAQLAATKLIEFGGARSTLESYGLDRFWRNARTHSLHDPVRWKYHHIGNFYLNGILPPRHGAL, encoded by the coding sequence ATGAGCACGAATGATCGCAAGCTGCACCGGGAGGCCGCGCTCACCGCCGGCCGTCCTGCGCCGCACATCGCCCCGCGTCGGAGCCTGGCCCATGTCATCCGCGATGATGCGGAGGCCATCAGGATCGCCAGGGACCTTGCGCTTGAATTCGCGGTCGGTGCCGCCCAGCGGGACCGCGAACGACGCCTTCCGCTCGCCGAGATCGACCGCTTCTCGCAGAGCGGTCTCTGGGCGATCGGCATCCCGAAAGCCTATGGCGGCGCCGGCGTCTCGGCGGTGACGCTGGCCGAGGTCACCGCCATCATCTCGGCTGCGGATTCCTCGATCGGGCAGATCCCGCAGAACCATTTCTACATGCTGGAGGCGTTGCGACTGAACGGCAGCGAGGAGCAGAAGCAGCACTACTTCCGGCGCGCGCTGGAAGGTGACCGTCTTGGCAACGCCTTCACCGAGATCGGCACGAAGACGCCGGTCGACTTCAAGACGCATTTCGCCGATCGCAACGGAAAGCTCTACCTGAACGGGCAGAAGTTTTACGCGACCGGCTCCCTCTTCGCCCACATCGTCGTCGCCGTGGCAAAGGGACCGAACGGCCGCGTCCATCTGATCTTCATCGACCGGGCGACTCCGGGGCTCGACTTCGTCGACGACTGGTCGTCCTTCGGGCAGCGTTCGACGGGCAGCGGCACCGTAACCTTCGACGACGTCGAAGTGACGCCGTTCCAGATCGTCGACCATGATGGAAGCTTCGAACAGCCGACGCCGATGGGTCCTTTCGCGCAGATCATCCATGCCGCCGTGCAGGTCGGCATCGCGCGCGGGGCGCTCGCCGAAACGATTTCCTATGTTCGAGCCCATGCGCGGCCATTTTTCGAACTTGCGATCGAGCACGGTTATGAGGATCCGCACACCATACACGGCGTCGGCGACGTGGCGATCAGAGTGCATGCGGCCGATGCGCTGCTCGCAAGGGCCGGCCGGATTGTCGACCGCGCCACCACAGAACCGACGGCGGTGAACGTAGCCGAGGCATCGATCGCTGTCGCGGAGGTCAAGGCGCTCGCGACGGAAGTGGCGCAGCTTGCCGCCACCAAGCTTATCGAGTTCGGTGGGGCGCGTTCGACGCTCGAAAGCTATGGGCTCGACCGCTTCTGGCGCAATGCCCGGACGCATTCGCTGCATGATCCGGTGCGCTGGAAATACCACCATATCGGAAACTTCTATCTGAACGGTATCCTGCCCCCGCGGCACGGCGCCCTCTGA
- the ssuD gene encoding FMNH2-dependent alkanesulfonate monooxygenase, which translates to MMAIDKPLDFLWFIPSSGDGAYLGSDDLSRPADPGYFREIAKAADRLGYSGVLIPTGAACEESFILAADLSAYTERLKFLVAIRPGTASPAYYARLAATLDRVSNGRLLINIVVGGSAQELAGDGIFLPHDERYDHAGEFFRVFNSLVETGKANLEGKYIKAIDARLGLPPVQEPRPPLYFGGSSDAAIAFSGGITDKYLTWGEPPAQVAEKIAKVRKAAAAQGKNVTFGIRLHFIVRETDEEAWAAADRLISKLSDETIAAAQEVFAKSSDSVGQARMVALHQGRRDKLEVSPNLWAGIGLVRTGAGTALVGSPKTVAERLREYQQLGIDTVIASGYPHLEEAYRVSELLFPEFGLPGPHGQIRSSFGERRVFGGGGHGGNVKVASAS; encoded by the coding sequence ATAATGGCAATCGACAAGCCTCTCGACTTTCTATGGTTCATCCCCTCATCCGGTGACGGTGCGTATCTGGGGTCGGACGATCTCAGTCGCCCGGCGGATCCCGGCTATTTCCGTGAGATCGCCAAGGCTGCTGACCGGCTGGGATATTCCGGCGTGCTTATTCCGACGGGGGCCGCGTGCGAAGAATCCTTCATTCTGGCCGCGGATCTCTCCGCCTATACAGAGCGACTGAAATTTCTGGTGGCCATTCGGCCGGGCACGGCATCGCCGGCCTATTATGCGCGCCTCGCCGCGACGCTCGACCGCGTTTCCAACGGCCGCCTGCTGATTAACATCGTGGTCGGAGGCAGTGCCCAGGAACTCGCCGGTGACGGCATTTTCCTGCCGCATGACGAACGCTACGATCATGCCGGCGAGTTCTTTCGGGTATTCAACTCGCTGGTCGAGACCGGTAAAGCCAACCTCGAAGGCAAGTATATCAAGGCCATCGATGCGAGACTTGGTCTGCCGCCCGTACAGGAACCGCGTCCTCCGCTCTATTTCGGCGGATCGTCCGACGCTGCGATCGCCTTTTCCGGCGGCATCACCGATAAGTACCTGACCTGGGGCGAACCTCCGGCGCAGGTGGCAGAAAAGATTGCCAAGGTCCGCAAGGCCGCTGCGGCGCAGGGCAAGAACGTCACCTTCGGCATCCGTCTTCACTTCATCGTTCGCGAGACTGATGAAGAGGCCTGGGCTGCGGCCGACCGACTGATTTCCAAGCTTTCCGACGAAACGATTGCCGCAGCGCAGGAAGTATTCGCGAAGAGCTCGGATTCGGTCGGCCAGGCGCGCATGGTTGCCCTGCATCAGGGGCGCCGCGACAAGCTCGAAGTTTCTCCCAATCTCTGGGCGGGCATTGGTCTCGTCCGCACGGGCGCGGGAACCGCGCTGGTCGGATCTCCGAAGACGGTCGCGGAACGTCTGAGGGAATATCAGCAGCTCGGAATCGATACCGTCATCGCCTCCGGCTATCCGCATCTGGAAGAAGCCTACCGGGTTTCCGAGTTGCTCTTCCCCGAGTTCGGCCTGCCCGGCCCCCATGGGCAGATCCGCTCCTCCTTCGGCGAACGCCGAGTCTTTGGGGGAGGCGGACATGGCGGAAATGTGAAGGTCGCATCCGCCTCCTGA
- a CDS encoding transposase, translated as MIKTGGLEALEWRYCQHHTMHHAMHDASEYRRVELITGRRKRRNWSDEEKIEILAVSNEAGANISEVVSGSASVGACWASGARLLD; from the coding sequence TTGATCAAGACCGGCGGATTGGAGGCTTTGGAATGGCGCTATTGCCAGCATCATACAATGCATCATGCCATGCATGATGCTAGCGAGTATCGGCGTGTTGAGCTCATCACCGGGCGTCGCAAGCGCCGGAATTGGTCGGACGAAGAGAAGATCGAGATCCTCGCTGTGAGCAATGAGGCCGGTGCCAATATCTCGGAGGTCGTCAGCGGTTCGGCGTCAGTCGGGGCCTGCTGGGCATCCGGCGCAAGACTGCTGGATTGA
- a CDS encoding NodA family N-acyltransferase → MCSDVRWKLCWENELQLADHVELSDFFRKTYGPTGLFNAKPFEGSRSWAGARPELRAIGYDQSGVAAHMGLLRRFIKVGTVDLLVAELGLDGVRADLERLGISHSIRVMLPTLHELGVPFAFGTVRQALRKHIERFGRHGPVTILSDILTRSTLPEPRRDKPPTCIDEALVIVLPVGRLIGDRHHQYRNGSPRRAA, encoded by the coding sequence ATGTGCTCTGATGTGCGGTGGAAGCTGTGCTGGGAAAACGAGTTGCAACTCGCCGACCATGTAGAACTCTCTGACTTCTTTCGCAAAACCTATGGGCCGACTGGGCTCTTTAATGCAAAGCCGTTTGAAGGTAGCCGAAGTTGGGCCGGAGCTAGGCCTGAGCTTCGGGCAATCGGCTATGACCAAAGTGGTGTCGCAGCTCACATGGGATTGCTGCGCCGCTTCATAAAGGTTGGCACGGTCGATCTGTTGGTGGCTGAGCTGGGATTGGACGGAGTGCGTGCCGATCTTGAAAGGCTCGGCATCAGCCATTCAATTCGCGTCATGCTTCCAACACTGCATGAACTCGGGGTCCCATTCGCTTTCGGCACGGTTCGGCAAGCCCTACGGAAGCACATAGAGAGGTTTGGTCGACACGGGCCGGTCACCATATTGTCGGACATCCTCACACGCTCCACGCTACCAGAGCCGCGTCGCGATAAACCGCCTACGTGCATTGATGAAGCACTTGTCATCGTTCTGCCAGTTGGCCGGCTAATTGGCGACCGTCATCACCAATATCGCAACGGAAGTCCTCGACGTGCAGCGTGA
- a CDS encoding acyltransferase family protein — MPPEFRTDIQALRGLAVVLVVLYHAHIGPFAAGYLGVDIFLVISGFLITNLIRTQLEQSRFSFSEFYFRRAKRLLPAAYVVIALTTIAAPFFLSEVGLREFQNQVLGALTFSGNIVFWFQADYFGGGAETKPLLHFWSLAVEEQYYLLLPAFLALAPRRWWLAGVGSLLVASVILCLYVVSRDPSAAFYLLPTRFWEMAIGSFGALLPTTPLVATRLAKLRLPALAFILGAPMGLAHPVVDAGLVCLASLILLLAPSKNNLAVRGMARIGDVSYSLYLIHWPVLVYVRVVWMTEPPAAVIYAAVAFSLVASWALYHFVEEPFRRGHVMSRARLTSGLVATSVLLGFSPSVAIAATESNVDFAKIRRINYGLGRACDFSPGSPPQEIPKNCETTAKPELLVWGDSFAMAVVPGLATTVGEAGLAQLTMSGCFPAIGVSAFSKASASPYYPRAFAEDCIHFNDSVVAILKNRPEISIVAIASPFATPVSTDFMLLNRNNDTFTEADTSLDVAVEGIKALVEAVRALGKRVVIVAPPPVASFDIGDCLERKARGSVILGRYSDCKIYVSEYRQFRSRTLDLLNQVASKADVEVVSYHDFLCDDTTCKTEIDGKFIYRDSGHLSYEGSEIIARKTKLAERLIRAAR, encoded by the coding sequence ATGCCGCCAGAATTTCGAACTGATATCCAAGCTCTGCGGGGATTGGCTGTTGTGCTGGTCGTCCTTTATCATGCACATATTGGACCCTTTGCGGCGGGCTATCTTGGGGTCGACATTTTTTTGGTGATTTCGGGCTTTCTGATTACAAATCTAATCAGGACGCAGCTTGAGCAATCGCGGTTCAGCTTTTCGGAATTCTATTTTCGACGTGCGAAGCGTCTGTTGCCAGCGGCCTACGTCGTCATTGCGCTTACCACGATCGCTGCCCCCTTTTTCCTGTCAGAGGTCGGCCTGCGGGAGTTTCAAAATCAAGTCCTCGGGGCGCTCACTTTTTCCGGCAATATCGTTTTCTGGTTCCAGGCGGACTATTTCGGCGGAGGCGCCGAAACGAAGCCACTCCTGCATTTTTGGTCGCTTGCCGTCGAGGAGCAGTATTATCTGCTGCTGCCTGCGTTCTTGGCCTTGGCTCCCAGGAGATGGTGGCTGGCTGGAGTTGGTTCACTTCTCGTTGCCAGCGTAATTTTATGTCTCTATGTGGTTTCTCGAGACCCATCCGCTGCATTTTATCTTCTGCCGACCCGATTTTGGGAAATGGCCATTGGTTCATTCGGAGCCTTGCTTCCCACCACCCCTCTCGTGGCTACCAGACTTGCTAAGCTGCGCCTCCCGGCACTGGCATTTATCCTCGGCGCCCCTATGGGTCTCGCGCATCCCGTAGTGGATGCCGGTTTGGTCTGCTTAGCAAGCCTGATCCTCCTGCTTGCGCCTAGCAAGAACAATTTGGCGGTCCGAGGCATGGCAAGGATAGGGGATGTCTCCTACTCACTCTATCTGATCCACTGGCCCGTCCTTGTCTATGTGAGAGTGGTTTGGATGACCGAGCCTCCTGCCGCTGTGATCTATGCGGCAGTTGCTTTCTCATTGGTGGCGAGTTGGGCTCTTTATCACTTCGTGGAGGAGCCATTCCGCCGGGGGCACGTTATGTCTCGTGCACGCCTGACCTCAGGACTCGTTGCCACATCAGTTCTTCTGGGCTTCTCGCCCTCCGTCGCTATCGCCGCAACCGAGAGCAACGTTGACTTTGCGAAGATCCGGCGGATCAATTACGGCCTGGGACGAGCATGTGATTTCAGTCCCGGATCGCCGCCTCAGGAAATCCCGAAGAACTGCGAGACAACGGCAAAGCCTGAATTGCTGGTTTGGGGCGATTCATTTGCCATGGCGGTTGTTCCCGGCTTGGCCACGACAGTCGGAGAAGCTGGATTGGCTCAGCTCACGATGAGCGGCTGCTTCCCCGCAATTGGAGTTTCTGCCTTTTCGAAGGCGTCGGCGTCGCCCTATTATCCTCGTGCCTTTGCTGAGGACTGTATTCACTTCAACGACAGTGTTGTGGCTATCCTGAAGAATCGACCGGAGATCAGTATCGTTGCCATTGCCAGCCCATTCGCCACGCCTGTGTCGACGGACTTCATGCTGCTTAACAGAAACAATGATACTTTCACCGAAGCTGACACTTCGCTGGATGTAGCCGTCGAAGGCATCAAGGCGCTCGTCGAAGCCGTTCGAGCCCTCGGCAAACGAGTCGTTATTGTTGCCCCTCCGCCGGTCGCAAGTTTCGATATCGGTGATTGCCTCGAGCGAAAGGCACGGGGAAGCGTTATTCTCGGGCGCTACAGTGACTGCAAAATATATGTCAGCGAATACCGCCAGTTCCGATCCCGCACACTTGATTTATTGAACCAAGTGGCGTCGAAGGCTGACGTAGAGGTTGTTTCTTACCACGACTTTCTCTGCGATGACACAACATGCAAGACCGAGATCGACGGCAAATTCATTTATCGAGATAGCGGTCACCTTTCCTACGAGGGATCAGAGATCATCGCTCGCAAGACAAAACTTGCTGAAAGGCTGATCAGAGCTGCTCGTTAG
- a CDS encoding IS3 family transposase (programmed frameshift) produces the protein MKASQFSDAQKAFILKQGDEGVPVAEICRKAGISQATYFNWKKKYAGMLPPEMKKLKQLEDENARLKKIVADLTLDREMLQDVIRRKPLRPARKREVVKGMCRDWAISIRQACRALNFDRSTYHYTSRRADQAGLERRIREICETRVRYGYRRVHVLLEREGWGTNIKRTYRIYRGLGLQLRNKTPKRRVKAKLREDRQKAVEPNDVWAMDFVHDQLATGKKLRVLTVVDTFSRYVPVLDPRHSYRGEDVVETLERVCRQVGYPKTIRVDQGTEFVSRDLDLWAYAKGVTLDFSRPGKPTDNAFIEAFNGRFRAECLNQHWFLTLADAREKMEDWRRDYNEVRPHGAIGNKVPISLMNSGGATSPPP, from the exons ATGAAGGCATCGCAGTTTTCGGACGCGCAGAAGGCGTTCATTCTGAAGCAGGGTGATGAAGGTGTGCCGGTGGCGGAGATTTGCCGAAAGGCGGGCATCAGCCAGGCGACCTATTTCAATTGGAAGAAAAAGTACGCTGGCATGTTGCCGCCGGAGATGAAGAAGCTGAAACAGCTCGAAGACGAGAACGCTCGGCTGAAGAAGATCGTCGCGGACCTAACGTTGGACCGCGAGATGCTGCAGGATGTCATCCGCCGAAAGC CTTTAAGGCCTGCTCGCAAGCGGGAGGTGGTTAAGGGCATGTGCCGCGATTGGGCGATCTCGATCCGGCAAGCTTGTAGGGCACTGAACTTCGATCGGTCGACCTACCACTACACCTCTCGCCGTGCCGATCAGGCCGGCCTGGAACGTCGTATTCGTGAGATTTGCGAGACCCGTGTCCGTTACGGCTACCGTCGTGTTCATGTACTCCTGGAACGCGAAGGTTGGGGCACCAATATCAAACGAACTTATCGGATTTACAGGGGCTTAGGCCTTCAACTACGAAATAAAACGCCGAAGCGCCGAGTCAAAGCCAAGCTACGGGAGGACCGGCAAAAGGCCGTTGAACCCAACGATGTCTGGGCGATGGACTTCGTTCACGACCAACTCGCGACCGGCAAGAAATTACGAGTGCTGACGGTGGTCGACACCTTCTCGCGCTATGTGCCGGTGCTTGATCCGCGGCATAGCTATCGGGGAGAAGATGTCGTGGAAACATTGGAACGGGTATGCCGGCAGGTCGGCTATCCGAAGACGATCCGTGTCGACCAGGGGACGGAGTTCGTGTCACGCGATCTCGACCTCTGGGCCTATGCCAAAGGCGTGACCTTGGACTTCTCACGCCCTGGCAAGCCGACTGACAACGCCTTCATCGAGGCGTTTAACGGCCGCTTCCGGGCGGAATGCCTGAACCAACACTGGTTCCTGACCCTTGCGGATGCCCGCGAAAAGATGGAGGATTGGCGTAGAGACTACAATGAGGTTCGGCCACATGGTGCGATCGGTAACAAGGTGCCGATCTCGCTGATGAATTCCGGAGGCGCAACCAGCCCGCCTCCCTGA